The genomic DNA GTCCCGCCGTCGCCACCGCAGCCGGCCAGCACAGCGCCCATCGCCAGAGCGCCCGTCGCCGTGAGCGCCCCCCTGCGCGTCGTCCCCGTGCGCCGCACTTTTCTCCTTCGAGTCTGGACCGGTCCTGACCGGATCTGTCCTGAAGTGATCACCGCAGGCGAGCGTACCTGCGGGAGCGGGGGCAGGCGGACGGCAACACCCCTCGGGACCGGATACCCTTTGACCTGACGCACGACGATCCCCACAACAGCACACGCGGCCGAGGAGTCACCCGGATGAGCACCACCCAGAGCGAGAGGCTGCGCGGACTGCTGGAACCGCTCGCCGCCGCGAAGCAGCTGGATCTCGAGGAGATCGAGCTTTCCCGGGCAGGCCGGCGTCGTGTGCTGCGGATCATCGTGGATTCCGAAGAGGGCGTGGAGCTCGACACCTGTGCCGAGCTGAGCCGCGAGATCTCCGAGAAGCTCGATGAGACCGACGTGATGGGCGAGGACGAGTACGTCCTGGAAGTGAGCTCGCCGGGCGCCGACCGCCCGCTGACCGAGCACCGCCACTACGTACGCGCCACCGGCAGGCTCGCCAGGTTCCGGCTGACCGCGGGCCCGGACCAGGACGAGCTGGTCGCGCGCATCCTGGCCGTCGACGAGGAGGGGCTCGACCTCGAAGTGCCGGGCGTCAAGGGCCGGAAGCCCACGTCCCGCCGGGTCGCCTTCGCCGACATCGCCAAGGCGCGCGTGGAGATCGAATTCAACCGCAAGGACAAGAAGGAAGAGGAGGCGTAGCCGTGGACATCGATGTGAAGCTTCTGAAGGGCTTGGCGCAGAGCAAGGAGATCCCCTTCGAGGTGCTCGTCGGAGCGATCGAATCGGCCCTCCTCATCGCGTACCACCACACCCCGCACAGCCACCGCCGCGCACGGGTGAAGCTGGACGAGTCCGGCCATGTCACGGTATGGGCGAAGGAGGACCCGGCCGATCTCGAAGAGGGCCAGGAGCCCAAGGAGTTCGACGACACCCCGTCCGACTTCGGCCGCATCGCCGCGTCCACCGCCAAGCAGGTCATCATGCAGCGGCTGCGTGACGCGGAGGACGACAAGACCTTCGGCGAGTACGCGGGCCACGAGGGCGATGTCGTCACCGGCGTCGTCCAGCAGGGCAAGGACCCGAAGAACGTCCTGGTCGACATCGGCAAGCTGGAGGCGATCCTGCCGGTCCAGGAGCAGGTGCCCGGCGAGGAGTACACCCACGGCCTGCGCCTGCGCACCTACGTCGTGCGCGTCGCCAAGGGTGTGCGCGGTCCGTCCGTGACGCTCTCGCGCACCCACCCCAACCTCGTGAAGAAGCTCTTCGCGCTGGAGGTCCCGGAGATCGCCGACGGTTCCGTCGAGATCTGCGCGATCGCCCGCGAGGCCGGTCACCGCACCAAGATCGCGGTCCGTTCGACCCGTTCCGGCCTCAACCCCAAGGGCGCCTGCATCGGCCCGATGGGCGGCCGTGTGCGCAATGTCATGGCCGAGCTGCACGGCGAGAAGATCGACATCGTGGACTGGTCGGACGACCCGGCCGAGATGGTCGCCAACGCCCTGTCGCCCGCCCGGGTGAGCGAGGTGGAGGTCGTGGACCTCGGCGCCCGGTCCGCACGGGTCACCGTCCCGGACTACCAGCTGTCGCTGGCGATCGGCAAGGAGGGGCAGAACGCCCGCCTCGCCGCCCGTCTCACCGGCTGGCGCATCGACATCCGGCCGGACACCGAGACCGACGCCGAGCGCGACATCGCGGACCGCGAGCGGGCCGAGCGGGCCCGGGAGCGCTCGGAAAGGCGTTGACCCGGAGCCGCTCCAAGGAATAGATCTGGGTGGCAAGCCGCCGAGATCACGACAACATCCGTTCGATTTTTGCCCCAAAGGGGTGAGGTCGGTACGGGGAGGTAGACTTAACCGTGTCTGGCCGGACGCAAGCCCGCGCTTGCCCCGAGCGAACCTGTGTGGGATGCCGGGAGCGAGCGGCCAAGAGCGAGCTGCTGCGCATTGTGGTGGACGAGGGCGCCTGCGCCCCTGATCCACGCGGTACGCTGCCCGGCCGGGGTGCTTATCTGCACCCCGCATCTGTCTGTCTCGACCTGGCGGTTCGCCGCCGGGCATTCCCCCGGGCCTTCAAGGCCGAGGGGCCGTTCGACTCCGCCGCACTGCGGCGGTTCGTCGAGCGGGTGACACCGCAAGAAAAGTGAACGGCACGGGTCCCCGTGCGGTCAGGTACCTCGCGAGTTGGAAGTAGGTCGAGATTGCGATGAGCACTCGATGAGTACGCGATGAGTACGCCCATGAAGTAGCGACGGTCCGGCGGTAACCCGGACCTAAAAGGAGCGAAGTGGCTAAGGTCCGGGTATACGAACTCGCCAAGGAGTTCGGCGTCGAGAGCAAGGTCGTCATGGCCAAGCTCCAAGAACTCGGTGAATTCGTCCGTTCGGCGTCCTCGACGATCGAGGCGCCGGTTGTACGCAAATTGACTGACGCACTGCAGGGGCCCGGCGGCAACGCCGGCAAGTCCGCTGCCAAGCCCGGCGCGCCCCGCAAGGCCGCGCCCGCAAAGCCCGCAGCGCCCTCCCCGGCCGCCGCGGCACGTCCCGCTGCCCCGAAGCCCGGCGCCCCGGCCCCCAAGCCGGCCGCCGCCGAGGCCCCCGCGAGCAGCACCCCGGCGAGCAGCGCCCCGGCAGCGCCCTCCGCGCCGTCGGCGGGCCCGCGTCCGGGCCCGAAGCCCGCGCCCAAGCCCGCCCCGGTGACACCGGTCCCCGCTGCCGAGTTCTCGGCACCGGCTCCGGCCCAGCCGGCCGCGCCCGCGCAGCAGCAGTCCCCCGTCCCGCAGGCGCCACCCCCGGCCCGCGTCCCGCCTCCCGCCCGGCTCCGGCCGGCGGTCAGCGTGACGGCGGCCGCGACGGTGGTCAGCGTGACGGCGGCCGTGGTGGCGAGCGTGGCGGCGACCGCCCCGCGCGTCCCGCGGGCCAGGGCGCCCCGCGCCCCGGCGGCGCCCGTCCGGCCGGTCCCCGTCCGGGCAACAACCCCTTCACCTCCGGCGGTTCCACCGGCATGGCGCGCCCCCAGGCGCCCCGTCCCGGCGGTGCCCCGCGCCCCGGTGGCGGTCAGGAGCGCCCCGGCGCCCCGCGCCCGCAGGGCAGTGGTCCCGGCGGCGCCCCGCGCCCCCAGGGTCAGGGTGGCGCACGTCCCTCTCCGGGCGGCATGCCCCGTCCGCAGGCTCCCCGCCCCGGCGGTGGCCCCGCGGGTAACCGTCCGAACCCCGGCATGATGCCGCAGCGTCCCGCCGCGGGTCCGCGTCCCGGCGGTGGCCCCGGCGGTGGCCGTGGTCCCGGCGGTGGCGGCGGTCGTCCCGGTGGTGGCGGTGGCGGCGGCGGTCGTCCCGGTGGCGGCGGCTTCGCGGGCCGTCCGGCCGGTCCCGGCGGCGGTGGCGGCGGGTTCGCCGGCCGTCCCGGTGGTCCGGGTGGCGGCGGCGGTGCCGGTCGTCCCGGTGGTGGCGGCGGCTTCGGCGGTCGTCCCGGCTTC from Streptomyces sp. NBC_00654 includes the following:
- the rimP gene encoding ribosome maturation factor RimP, whose protein sequence is MSTTQSERLRGLLEPLAAAKQLDLEEIELSRAGRRRVLRIIVDSEEGVELDTCAELSREISEKLDETDVMGEDEYVLEVSSPGADRPLTEHRHYVRATGRLARFRLTAGPDQDELVARILAVDEEGLDLEVPGVKGRKPTSRRVAFADIAKARVEIEFNRKDKKEEEA
- the nusA gene encoding transcription termination factor NusA; amino-acid sequence: MDIDVKLLKGLAQSKEIPFEVLVGAIESALLIAYHHTPHSHRRARVKLDESGHVTVWAKEDPADLEEGQEPKEFDDTPSDFGRIAASTAKQVIMQRLRDAEDDKTFGEYAGHEGDVVTGVVQQGKDPKNVLVDIGKLEAILPVQEQVPGEEYTHGLRLRTYVVRVAKGVRGPSVTLSRTHPNLVKKLFALEVPEIADGSVEICAIAREAGHRTKIAVRSTRSGLNPKGACIGPMGGRVRNVMAELHGEKIDIVDWSDDPAEMVANALSPARVSEVEVVDLGARSARVTVPDYQLSLAIGKEGQNARLAARLTGWRIDIRPDTETDAERDIADRERAERARERSERR
- a CDS encoding YlxR family protein — encoded protein: MSGRTQARACPERTCVGCRERAAKSELLRIVVDEGACAPDPRGTLPGRGAYLHPASVCLDLAVRRRAFPRAFKAEGPFDSAALRRFVERVTPQEK